A stretch of Bradyrhizobium sp. CCBAU 53338 DNA encodes these proteins:
- a CDS encoding winged helix-turn-helix domain-containing tetratricopeptide repeat protein — translation MLFRGSEPIALGRRAVMLLRLLVEQAGTPVSKDALMQAGWPGLAIEESNLTVQIAALRRIFAGADGGATWIETLPRRGYRYVGPPLTEIGADQPGSQSPVASNRASLAVLPFSNLSGDPGQEYFSDGITGDIISELSRFRSLFVVARHSSFAYKGKTSEIKRVGRELGVDYVAEGSMRKTGSRVRVTVQILDARSGFNLWAERYERELEDIFALQDEIVQAIVAALPGRLEDASREIARRKPTPSITAYDLVLMGDERWRQLTVSGMAEARKHFRNAVALDPQYARAHVNIAWTIVCDEFLESPSGADLDDALREIETALDIDDRDAWAHGVFAQLLFLRREDDRAEFHFGRAIALNPNDADVAAVLANILVYWGRWREALTWIGVAKRLNPFPPNLYNWYHALALYSGREYEQAVKALMETRSLDRWSHGLLAACYAQMGRLGEARSEAERFVRERHREINANGTIFPANTLDLARARAGRYRASVDRDHFLDGLRKAGLSG, via the coding sequence ATGCTGTTTCGTGGGTCCGAACCGATCGCACTCGGACGCCGCGCGGTGATGCTGCTTCGGCTGCTCGTCGAGCAGGCCGGAACGCCGGTTTCCAAGGACGCACTGATGCAGGCCGGCTGGCCGGGGCTTGCGATCGAGGAAAGCAATCTGACGGTTCAGATCGCCGCATTGCGTCGCATATTTGCCGGAGCCGACGGGGGCGCCACCTGGATCGAGACGCTGCCGCGCCGGGGCTATCGTTACGTCGGGCCGCCGCTCACCGAGATTGGAGCCGACCAGCCTGGTTCGCAATCGCCCGTCGCGTCCAACAGGGCCTCGCTCGCGGTACTTCCGTTTTCGAATCTGAGCGGCGATCCCGGGCAGGAGTACTTCTCGGACGGGATCACCGGAGACATCATCTCGGAGCTGTCGCGGTTCAGGTCGCTGTTCGTCGTCGCCCGCCACTCCAGCTTCGCCTACAAGGGCAAGACCTCCGAGATCAAGCGGGTCGGCCGCGAACTCGGCGTCGACTACGTCGCCGAAGGGAGCATGCGCAAGACCGGCAGCCGCGTGCGGGTGACCGTCCAGATTCTCGACGCCAGGAGCGGCTTCAATCTCTGGGCCGAGCGCTACGAACGCGAACTCGAGGACATTTTCGCCCTGCAGGACGAGATCGTCCAGGCGATCGTCGCGGCTCTTCCGGGTCGGCTCGAGGACGCGAGCCGTGAGATCGCCAGACGAAAACCCACCCCGAGCATCACCGCTTACGATCTGGTCCTGATGGGGGACGAGCGGTGGCGTCAGTTGACGGTGAGCGGCATGGCGGAGGCCCGAAAGCATTTTCGGAACGCCGTCGCGCTCGACCCGCAATATGCCCGAGCTCACGTCAACATCGCCTGGACCATCGTCTGCGACGAGTTTCTCGAATCGCCCTCCGGCGCCGACCTCGACGATGCACTTCGCGAGATCGAGACCGCGCTCGACATCGACGACCGCGACGCCTGGGCTCACGGCGTGTTCGCGCAATTGCTGTTCTTGCGACGCGAGGACGACAGGGCCGAATTCCACTTCGGCCGCGCTATCGCGCTCAATCCGAATGATGCCGACGTCGCTGCGGTCCTCGCAAACATTCTGGTCTACTGGGGTCGCTGGCGAGAGGCGCTCACATGGATCGGAGTGGCCAAGCGGCTAAATCCGTTTCCGCCCAATCTGTACAACTGGTACCACGCGCTCGCCCTCTATTCGGGTCGGGAGTACGAGCAGGCGGTCAAGGCGCTGATGGAGACGCGATCCCTTGACCGGTGGTCGCACGGTCTCCTTGCCGCCTGCTATGCACAGATGGGCCGGCTCGGCGAAGCACGGTCGGAAGCGGAGAGGTTCGTCAGGGAAAGGCATCGGGAAATCAACGCCAACGGGACAATTTTTCCGGCGAACACGCTCGATCTCGCTCGCGCGCGGGCCGGGAGGTACAGAGCCTCTGTCGATCGCGATCACTTCCTCGACGGTTTGCGCAAGGCCGGTCTATCTGGTTGA